The following nucleotide sequence is from Arvicola amphibius chromosome 1, mArvAmp1.2, whole genome shotgun sequence.
GCCACTGCTAACATACTTATAAAACaagaggcaaagaaaagcccatgagAAGAAGTGTCTGTTTGTGACCCACATGGGCACAAACATATAGGTGTGGAAATATAACTATAGTAGAATGGCATCCTACAAGTGTTCTCTTTCACGTGTGTGTTCATCCATGCTctgcatgcatatacatttaatgttcatgtgtgtatgagtgcatgtgtgttcaattttgtatgtgcttgtgtgtgtgtgtttgtgtgtgtgtgtgtgtgtgtgtgtagaagcttACAGTTGACACTGGGAGTCTTCATCAATGGCTGACTGTCTACCTTATTGATTAAGAATCTTTTAATTAAACCAAGATCTCTTCTACCAACTAGTCTAGATAGCTAGTTTCCTCTGGTAATTCCCTGTTTCCGCCTTACAAGTGTTGCGATTATAGATGGCCCTCACTCCCTGGtagcatttatgtgggttctgagaatctaAACTGTGGTCTTCGTTTTAGCATGACATTTGTTTTATCAGTTAGGTCATTTCCCTGTGCACTGTTTGTttccaaaaacaatttaaataagtTATTGTGAGAAGAGAATACCATTTTATGGTTGTTTCTGTTTAATTGAGGTATCACTCCAAGTGCTACTAGTGATGTAGAAATATACTCCCATTCTTGGTATATTTTATTGAGAGATAAGGTATCTTAAATGAACGAATATTCCTGTGTGTCTAGGACATTTTATAGAGGCTTAATTTTGCATTATACATTTCAAAGGGAAAATATGGagaatataatgaaaatgtacTGAAAATAAAGGCATTGTTAATTTATTGTCCATGATTATCCACATTTTCACTGCTTTGAAAGTGCCCTGGCACATTCATGTTTCCCAGGATTTCCCTCTGCAAAGTCTTCTGAGTGCTAGTGATGCTCATTTATCCTAACATAGTTGTACCATCTCTTGTCACTCATACAATCTGTCCCCTCACTCCACTCACACTGATCTCCTTAATGTTCTTCTCAACTACAAGAATGGCTCCACCTCAGGATGCTTGAACTTGTTGCTTCCTTGGATGGAAGTTTCCTTGACTACATTCAGGTCTCTCTGTAAAGAGACTGAGAATCTGACTCCTTTATAAGACAGTCACTTTTTTCCCATGTACACTGTCCTTCCACTCTGCCTTGTTTTGCTGTGCTCATCAGTACCTCAGCTGCAATCTAAATCTAAACAAGAGGATCAGCTTGATCTGTTTTAATTACACACTATTTCATGGTACCCGAATAGAATTTTGATCTACTATAGATACTCCATACATATTTgctaaatgaattaataaattaaagCACTTGAGTCCAACTGTATCATAAACTGTTCAGACCACTGATGAAGCGTGATAACCATGTATAAAACCTAATAAACAGATTTTATTATATGTAGACATGTAGCGGCACAGACTATTTTCAGAGTGTTTTagacattttcatctttattctcACACTACAATTGCAGGCTCCATTTGTGGGCTActtgaattattttctaaaactcCCATTTCAAGTGAATCATCTCTTTTTTTGACTATTAAGAGGGGAATCTTAGATGATTTCTGTGTGGCACTtgtagactaaaaaaaaaaaaaaaaaaaaaaccagcaattGACCCTTCAGCATTGTTGAGCTGTAGTCATATGTTCTTTATAGGGAAAGATTTTATGAATTGAACACATGCAAAGGTCTCTAGTTTAGTGTGCATATTTACATGTGTACGCACAAAGCTATACTTATTTTTGTATCTCACAATCCTGATGATGTTAAGCTAAAAAACAAACTTATATTAATATCTGGCTCTAACCCAGCAATGCACTGAATTCATCTGTTCCCATTTGTAACGTCCTCTTCTGGTTGCTTAGAAACGTGAGAGTTGTGATTGCCTGTTGAtggatttattcattcatcttcactaaacaaaaataaagaaattccatAATTGTTCATTGGCTattaatgagaaaggaaatatGGAATAAAAATGTCACATAGATAGGAACTAGAGGACTTTTGCTGTCAGTGGAACAATTCCCTTTTTGTATTCTTTCCTGCTAGCACACTAAGATGGAGATGTTCTCGAATCTTACATGTTTTAAGGATTTTTAGCTAATGTCTTTTAATCACCAAAAGTTAAGCTATAAGAtcaaattatcttaaaatatatacattttcattttgtcagTATCATATAATtgtttcaatttagttttcctgacTGTTGTTCTGGTACAACCTTCTGATACATTTCTGCAAAGCTAATGAAAACGAAGTATCTTCTTTGAGCTTGATATTACATGAGAGGTTTCTGTACTTTCCCTCCTGAGTATTGCACATATTATGAATTTCATGTTTAGCCCTAGCTATATTTATCATGAAAGAAAACTTTGACAAGTGCTTAGTCAGTTTagcaaaacattcatttttattttatcttcattataataatttgttttattctgtggtTAACTTTCATGTAGGGAAGTACCTTTTCATTCCTGGAATgtcatagtaataataatagtttgtaacatttttaaactattcacacacacacacgaacacacacacatgcgttcatgtgtgtgtgtgttcaagagagatattgtctgtaattttctttctttgatgttttGTCCAGCATTGGTTTCAGGAAATGTTGACTTCACAGAATAGGCTGTAAAGTATTTCCTAGTATTGTCagtgatcattaaaaaaaaaaactttaggaaAATAGAAGTCAGGCTGTCTTTGTTTGCAGTCAGCAAACAGTGGAAATAGCTGAGCAAGGTTGTgcctgtctttaattccagcactgagaaggctaAGGGTGGTCTGGGCTATAGGGAGGCCCTGTCACAAATCACAAGGAAACAAACCAATCATAATCAGAACAGTGTGTGTTGCTAAACTGAAGGGTAAACAATGTACCAACAGCTTTTAATACAATGTAAATGCACATTAGAAAAGGTTCTATGACCAATAAGGCAAATATGCAAATGGACCTCAAGTGTAAAAATCTAAGTAAAAGGGATCAAAAGCAGTGATTACAATTCCCAAGGGACTGGTTAAAGCTGGTGTCACAAAGGTAAATTATATGGACACAAAGGGTTTGGTGTTTTGAAGGTCTACTATATGAGAGAATAGCAGAGTCTGCAAGagcttttataaaattaatgaagGATAATCATGGGAGTAGTAACATCTATATACCTTTGAGCAAATTGTGAAGGATGTATgctaaatcatttatttattggtgtttataaattatacattaacttgagaataaaggaaataaaaagggtGATAAAAATGTATGGTAGATTTAAACCATGTATCTTAGATTCAGCAAGAGTTTAATTGCTTTTTCCTTATAAAGGTGAAATAAGGACCTACAGGTACCCTCAAGGGGAGCATCTCCAGAGAGCTCAGTGTCTCCATAATGCCTGGCTAGCTCATGAGCACTACCCTTTGAAGTTAATCCTGGTGATCTACGTTACAGGAGCCAGATGGCAAGCTGACCACTTTGGTTAACATTCAGTCCTCTAAATGTTGATATTTCCTTCCACACACTGCTTTTCTTTTGAACTGGAGATTTCCCTGGAATCTTCAACAATGGTTGAGGAAAACATCCAAGATAAAACCTGTACTGAGCAACCTGGGAGAAATAACCAGTTAGCAAGCTCTTCTGTGCACCTTCCTCCACTTGCGCTCTACAGACACAAGTCTATGGATTATATGGGAGAAGCAATGTTATAGTCTTTCTTTTACAAGTAAAGAGGAAGTAAGAGAGCTCTCTCAGGACACAGGGAATGCATGCTAATCTCATGGCTGGGGCgtttgagtggttttttttttctgttttttactgCTTTAGAAAGTTCAACACCTTTTGATTGTTCCCTGCCAGAGAGCCCCCCTGATGATACCATGCATAACTCCATGGAAGGACTTCTCATTGCAAGCACACTGTTCAGACCTGACTGTTAACTCTTGCTCAAGGAGCAAGGTAAGCTTCTATATTCACCATTCACTTTTAGTGAAAAGTCCAGTTCACACAAAAGTAGTATTAGCAGGACCACTGTGAGTCATTTGAGCCTAGAGTTCAAGAGCCTGAACCTTTGGGTAAAACAactttttgtaaagatttaaGTACTTATATATGGATCACCACTCTTGAAACTAGTTGTAAAAAGCTAGAATATCACTAAATTTCACAAACAATGAATGGTAAATCAAAAGTGGTAATATGTTTTATTCTCATACAAGCACAATTATACACACAAGAAATCACATACATACTTATTCATTAGGCACTTGTGGTATTTTGTAGCACCTAGCATGtatatgtggttgtgtgtgttaaGGTCTGCAGAAAGTCCTATTTGCTAGGCTTATCAAGTGAGCTTCTGAAAGGGTTAGAAGAAACCTAAGATGAAGTAGTAGTTGGTAGTAGATAGATTCTTGACTAGAGCTTAAAAATTCCAACaaaccattttaaatatattatgtttatattagAAAAGATTCcatcaaaaatatcaaaaataaatttttcactAAAAAAAGTCATGATTCTAAATATAATGCACAAACCATGAACTGTCAACTTTTGGAAAAGTTTGTGCTTTAATCAAATTATGGCATCCTcagcaaaagaaggaaaatttcctAAAGCTGAAATAGAGatatgtaaaaaatattaaacaaaagagTGGCTCATATGGATTCCATAAAACAATGAATCCAACAAGCAGAGCATGAGTGattggggtcacctaagacccaCTGATTGATTATAAAAAAAGGAAGTTTGGGAATGAGATTTCCATTCATCCACACTTGATACCCTATATGTTTCCAGAAACTTTTCTCAGATCTCAAGAAGAGCAGAGTTCCATTCTAATacctggtgatgatgatgatggtgacgacgatgatgatggtgacgaCAATGACCATGACAGTGATGACTGCATAGCTAGGAATCATGCAGCTCTGCTAGATGTTAGTGTcttgttcattaaaaaaataaactttctcatTCGATTTAGAAAACAATACCTCAACACTGAGCACATTACCACCATCATTTTGTAGATACAGAAGTTCTGGTTTAGGAGACAGGGTCAGCCAGTGGTTCTTTGGCTGCAAAAGTAAGTCTGGCATGCAATTCTCCCCAGAGCCAAAGTTTTCTACCTGATGCTACCTggacctttttttcctttattataattATCAATGTGCTTCTAGAAGCCCCTTCTTCCCTGATCATCTTACTAGATCTGTAATGTGTATATCTCTCTATTAGTTAGTTTACTGGAAAAAACTTTAAGATTGAAGTGATCCAGGAAAGACAATGGCTAGCTATGAACTGCAACTTGACTTAATCTTAAGTTACACCACTGAACTTGATAACCGCTTTTTCTCTGGGACCAACACTTGGTCTGTAAATGAGTTTTGTCAATGTATTTAATACTTGGCATTTGGTGTTCTGAAATTTAAGAGAAGTAGCCACTGTTCAAATTTGGTAAGAAATATGGGAGTAAATGTGTAGAAGTGTCCAGAGAACTGTCCTTAACACAGTTCACACAGAAGTTTGTAAATGTGTAGGGATGGGAAATGGTGATCTTGATGATCTACAATCTTCAGAAATGTTATGTTGGGTAATCATTGACTTTCCAAAGTATCAGCCCAGAAATATGTAAGACCTCAAACTGAAGTGATGGCctctaaaaatatttcattcaattGATCTAAGTCCTTTTGGCAGAAATTTATCATTTACCTTATGCTTTAATTGTACAgaatcttccatttttttttgttgggattgtgtgtatgtgtgtgagtgtgagtgtgtgtctgtctgtgtataaggtgtgtgagtatgtgtttcTCAGTCACTGTGTGGAGGCCAGTGGACATCTTTTGAGGCTTGGTTCTTTGTTTTCACATTGTAAGACCTGAGTATTGAATTTAGACTATCAGActtcatggcaagcactttaactcCATGACTCATCTCATTGGCCCTAGTTATAAAAAAAGTTTGAAACACATATTCTTGTTATAATGAAATAAACCATGACTTTTGTATGAAGATACATCAGTTGCTTAGTAATATCCTTTATACTTAATAAACTCTCCTTATTTCTCTTTGCTACAGGGCGTCTCCTGATTCCCAAATAACACTGATGGAGAACAAGACAGAGGTTACAGAGTTCATCCTTCTAGGACTAACCAATGCACCAGAATTGCAGGCTCCTCTCTTTATCGTGTTCACTCTCATCTACTTCATTAACATGGTTGGAAACTTAGGGATGATTGTGTTGATTCTCTGGGACTCTCGACTCCACACTCCcatgtatatttttcttggtAACTTGTCTCTGGTGGACATCTTTTACTCCTCAGCAGTCACTCCAACAGTTGTTGCTGGACTTTTTGTAGGAAACCAAGTCATTTCCTACAGTACTTGTGCTGCTCAGATGTTCTTATTTGTAGTCTTTGCTACAGCAGAGAATTTTCTCTTGGCTGCAATGGCCTTTGATCGCTATGCCGCAGTGTGCAAACCCCTGCACTACACCACCACAATGACTccaactgtgtgtgcatgtctgactGTAGCCTGCTACGCTGGTGGTTTCCTGAATTCCTCCATCCACACTGGGGACACGTTTAGGCTCTACTTCTGTAAGTCCAATGTGGTCCATCactttttctgtgatgttccAGCAGTCATGGTTCTCTCTTGCTCTGATAGAAAGATCAGTGAGATGGTTCTTCTTTATGGGGCAAGTTTTGTTATCTGTTCTGCACTTGTTGTTATTTTGATATCCTACACATTCATCTTTATCACCATCTTCAAGATGCGCTCAGCTGCAGGATACCAAAAAGCTATGTCCACCTGTGTTTCTCATTTTATTGCTGTCTCCATTTTCTATGGGACACTTATTTTCATGTACTTACAGCCCAGCTCCAGCCACTCCATGGACACTGACAAGATTGTGTCTGTGTTCTACACCATGGTCATCCCCATGCTAAACCCTGTagtctacagcctgaggaacaaagAGGTGAAAAATGCATTCAAGAAAGTTGTAGAGAAGACAAAATATTCTCTAGGCTTTTGAGCTTAGTGTTTAGTGGTGTGCTGTAATGCAGCTTAAGGGCTCTCAGGTCTTCTCCAGATACCTAGTGACATATCCAGTCTACCCTGATGTTAAGTAGAATACCCTTCTCCtttcaaatatgttcataacTTAGAAAAGGGAAGCAATGATGTAAATGTAATACCTGCTTTAGAATGGCTAAAGGGAATTTTAATATATGTGGGCTATATTTTTCTAAACACTCATAGATCATAGTGCttatttatcatttctatatGCTACTGCTAACATACCTGTAAAACaagaggcaaagaaaagcccatgagAAGAAGCGTCTGTTTGTGACCCACATGGGCACACATTACAAGAACAGAAAAGTATTGAGACATAAATGGAACACTCCtttttgggtgtttttgtttgggtATATTTTTGCATCtctatgttgtgtgtatgtttttatgtatgcatgtttgcatatcTGTGGGCATATTGTGGATGATAGTACACATGTGGAGACTAGAGGATGGGCTTATTTCTCAATGGTTCTCCACATAATTCATTGTGACAGGCAAATGAACACAGACCTGGCAGAATAGTCAGTCTAGCTAGTTACCTTTTTCTGGAATCCTACTtctatcttctgagtgctggtattgcAGATATTCCCCTATGGTctcagtgctggtattacaaTGTGCTTCTATGGTCTCAGTGCTATTATTACAAATGTGCCCCTATGGTCTCAGTGTTGGTATTACAGATGTGCCCTTATGGTctcagtgctggtattacaaATGGACCTCTATGCTTCCCTAGCATTTATGTGAATTCTGACTCTTgttctcatgtttgcatggcaagtgctttatcctcTGACACATCTGTCCAATGAAAATAAGTTAAGATAGTTCATTAGGGTATTGAAATATCACTTACAATTGTTGTTTCTTAGTTGAATAACTACACTAATACCTCCAAGTGATGCCGGTTTAAATACATGTGTCCATATTTTTGGTGTATTTTGTTGAGCAATAGAAATCTAAAGTATatttccatcctccctcccttctagatccccccacctcccttctctcccagatATACTGTTCCTcgctttcccttcagaaaagagcagtcctTCCAGTGATATCAACCATACATgacataacaagatgcaataagactagactTAAACCCTTGTATCAAGGCTAAACAAGGCAGCCGAGTAGGAGTAAAGGGGTCTCATAAGCAGGCAAAAGCATTGCTAACTGAGGAGGAAGGCAGCCTCCAGTCAGCACCAGGGCATGCTGGCTCTCCATGAAATTCCATGAATGCAGCAGGAACTAGACTTTTTCTATCtgaagggaaaataaggaaagacaGATACTTTCTGATGGTGACTTTCACTTTTACTTCATCTTGAAAACAATTCTCTTTGAAAATCTCTTGCTCCTCTACATAGCTCTCTACAGCAGCCTCCTTCTTCACTGCTGCTCCTCACACAGTCAAACTCTGGACAATTAGATGCTACATTTTCAGACCCAGTCTCATAACACATAAATCACGTAGTTTTTCTCCGGCCAGGGAGGTCATTTTGAGTAATGCTAGGCCAAGCACATAGCCTAAAAGTAAACAGTTTGTTGAACCGTGAGCCTGTAACAAACTGAGGCTGGGACTAGGGCAAAAAAAGTTAATTGCTGAAAAAGTTATTTCTACTAAAGTTGCCTCAAGCTCAGACTTTGAGTCAGCAACGAACACCTGGGAAAGTGACCTCGTGTATTTGTCTCTAGTGGCATCCAAATATTCATCTCAGGGCCAACCAGATTGGTTTGAATGTGTTCTGAAGTCTAAAATTAGCTATCTTTGTGAATGAGAACACTATTGTTTTTTCTATATAAGTTTGAGTAATGAAAAATATTCTAGTATCATTTATATTCACCAAAATTATACAGATTAAGCATAAATCATCTTCCTGACCCTTTACAACTATATGTGTACCCAATTGATGGATTATAtgcatgagataaacacacaagcgGTGGGAACATACCCATAGCTCTTCTTAGTGAAGAACTGCAGTTCTTACAGAAGAAATGAAGTGACACATGAGAGAAATTATATACAGGAGCAACTGGTCATTACAGTCAGTAATTACACAGCTCTTCCAGGTGGGGCGCCCTATCAGAGAGTCATTCATCTGGTGAGTCAACCTTCTGGATACTAGTTGTCACCTCCTGTATAACCCCCCCAAGCCTTATGTACAAGAAAATCAGAGACACCCCCaattccactgttaggagtcttcACAAAGACACCGAGCCAAACTCTTATCATTCATAATGCTGGTGACCCAAGGCTAGCCCCAAAAGGTAC
It contains:
- the LOC119823088 gene encoding olfactory receptor 5B3-like; translation: MENKTEVTEFILLGLTNAPELQAPLFIVFTLIYFINMVGNLGMIVLILWDSRLHTPMYIFLGNLSLVDIFYSSAVTPTVVAGLFVGNQVISYSTCAAQMFLFVVFATAENFLLAAMAFDRYAAVCKPLHYTTTMTPTVCACLTVACYAGGFLNSSIHTGDTFRLYFCKSNVVHHFFCDVPAVMVLSCSDRKISEMVLLYGASFVICSALVVILISYTFIFITIFKMRSAAGYQKAMSTCVSHFIAVSIFYGTLIFMYLQPSSSHSMDTDKIVSVFYTMVIPMLNPVVYSLRNKEVKNAFKKVVEKTKYSLGF